The following are from one region of the Salvia hispanica cultivar TCC Black 2014 chromosome 1, UniMelb_Shisp_WGS_1.0, whole genome shotgun sequence genome:
- the LOC125217978 gene encoding very-long-chain enoyl-CoA reductase-like, which translates to MMRVYVYTREGRDLVRGGFELADSATVADLQKAIHRKTKKYYPARQRLTPFLDWLDPQVLNPKNRLKEYTELKIGEGNELSVEFKDLGPQVNYRTLFFWQYLGPLVLYPLFYYFPVYKIFGHKGERVIHPVQTYAMYFWCFHYFRRIMETFFVHRFSRATAPLLSLFQNCAYYWAFAAWISYYVNHPLYTPVSDLLMKPAFAFGALCQISNFYCHILLRNLRKSDGSGGYQIPRGFLFNIVTGANYTTEVFQWISFNAATQTFAGDTFVYVANSIMSRRAIAKHRRLKKLFNGKDGRPKYPRRWVVLPPLL; encoded by the exons ATGATGAGGGTTTACGTCTACACTCGCGAAGGCCGCGACCTTGTCAGGGGAGGCTTTGAGCTCGCTGATTCC GCTACTGTGGCTGATCTGCAGAAGGCCATTCACAGGAAGA CCAAAAAATACTACCCGGCCAGACAGCGCTTGACCCCCTTCCTGGATTGGTTGGATCCTCAAGTCCTTAATCCCAAGAATAGACTGAAGGAATACACCGAGCTCAAGATCGGCGAGGGGAATGAGTTGAGTGTCGAATTCAAGGATCTCGGCCCACAAGTCAATTATAGAACTCTTTTCTTCTGGCAGTACTTGGGTCCTCTGGTTCTCTACCCACTCTTCTATTACTTCCCTGTGTACAAGATCTTCGGCCACAAAGGGGAGCGTGTCATTCATCCAGTTCAGACATACGCCATGTACTTCTGGTGCTTCCACTACTTCAGACGTATCATGGAGACCTTCTTTGTGCACCGTTTCAGCCGTGCAACAGCGCCACTCTTGAGCCTCTTCCAGAACTGCGCTTATTACTGGGCTTTCGCTGCTTGGATCTCGTATTATGTGAACCACCCGCTCTACACGCCTGTGAGTGACCTCCTAATGAAACCGGCCTTTGCTTTTGGGGCGCTCTGCCAGATTTCCAACTTCTATTGCCACATTTTGTTGAGAAATCTTCGGAAATCTGATGGGAGTGGTGGCTACCAAATCCCACGTGGATTCCTATTCAACATTGTGACTGGTGCAAACTACACAACTGAGGTGTTTCAGTGGATAAGCTTCAATGCCGCGACGCAAACTTTTGCAGGTGATACGTTCGTGTATGTAGCGAATTCCATAATGTCAAGGAGGGCCATTGCCAAGCACCGTCGTTTGAAGAAG CTGTTCAATGGGAAAGATGGACGGCCTAAATATCCCCGGAGATGGGTGGTACTGCCCCCGCTCCTGTAG
- the LOC125191317 gene encoding uncharacterized protein LOC125191317 translates to MDDLWNQSWDSLIQEVQREADEEAAAAAIPREIRHRRTIPRDHVGAAERLMADYFSADPRYPAEIFRRRFRMSRPLFTHIATTLADRFECFTLRSDCTGRIGLSTLQKCTSAIRQLAYAGPADMFDEYLQMGETTSLTVLRQFCKGIREVFGREFLHPNECQRLLDMHGAVHNFPGMMGSIDCMHWEWKNCPVAWKGQFTTGSNNDINILQSSPIFNDECRGEGPEISFVANGTQYRRGYYLADGIYPRWPVFVKTLRQPAGAKRQYFARKQEAARKDVERAFGVLQARWAILRCPARVWHEDDVADIMVACIILHNMIIEDEGFAAERWAPEDGASTSHGVASAPIQMGVPRSNEYLIQRFADIRRSTAHDQLQVDLIEEIWARRGGGVA, encoded by the exons ATGGATGATTTGTGGAATCAATCATGGGATTCTTTGATTCAAGAGGTGCAGAGGGAGGCCGacgaggaggcggcggcggcggcgatccCTCGTGAGATTCGTCATCGTCGAACAATCCCACGGGACCATGTCGGAGCGGCTGAGCGGCTTATGGCCGACTACTTTAGCGCTGACCCTCGTTACCCGGCTGAGATTTTTCGTCGGCGTTTCAGAATGTCGCGACCGCTCTTTACCCATATAGCAACGACATTGGCGGACCGGTTCGAGTGCTTCACGCTCCGGAGTGATTGCACTGGCCGGATCGGGCTGTCTACTTTGCAGAAATGCACCTCTGCAATTAGGCAGCTTGCCTATGCCGGACCGgctgatatgttcgacgaatacctacaGATGGGTGAGACGACTAGTTTAACTGTGCTCCGGCAGTTTTGTAAGGGCATTCGGGAAGTCTTTGGTCGGGAGTTCCTACACCCTAATGAGTGCCAGAGACTGCTAGATATGCACGGTGCGGTGCACAATTTCCCAGGCATGATGGGCAGCattgattgcatgcattgggagtggaaaaaCTGCCCGGTGGCGTGGAAAGGCCAGTTCACTACCG gttcgaacaacgacatcaacatTCTGCAGTCGTCGCCTATCTTCAATGATGAGTGCCGGGGAGAGGGTCCAGAGATCAGTTTTGTAGCAAATGGCACGCAGTATCGCAGGGGATACTATTTGGCAGATGGAATATACCCTCGTTGGCCCGTATTCGTCAAGACACTTCGCCAACCGGCTGGAGCGAAGAGACAATATTTTGCGCGAAAACAAGAGGCCGCTAGGAAAGATGTTGAGCGAgcttttggtgtgctccaagcGCGATGGGCCATTCTACGCTGCCCGGCACGAGTGTGGCACGAAGATGATGTCGCGGATATTATGGTAgcatgtatcatattgcacaatatgataatagaagatgaaggatttgcTGCAGAACGTTGGGCGCCGGAAGATGGTGCAAGTACAAGTCACGGCGTTGCCTCCGCGCCGATACAGATGGGTGTACCACGTAGTAATGAATATCTGATCCAACGTTTCGCTGATATACGCAGGAGCACAGCACATGACCAACTCCAGGTCGATTTGATTGAAGAGATCTGGGCACGTAGGGGAGGTGGCGTAGCGTGA
- the LOC125202859 gene encoding uncharacterized protein LOC125202859, with amino-acid sequence MAKELVSAFHATNNEKLVEFVHSYYVNNLNSPEFCSALQLRLNPTNNDQSVGRWRRSVLVKRETALQKRKEIIDQMILVVQRIMIDLDSIINAARGLEVEIKSLSEAVDDGEKVAAMENCFEELLQNDEKYNSAINRARESVLQSIVVVGNKGTEHYFL; translated from the exons ATGGCCAAAGAATTAGTTTCGGCGTTCCATGCTACAAATAACGAAAAATTGGTTGAGTTCGTCCACAGCTACTACGTCAacaacctcaactctcccgagttctGCTCAGCACTCCAACTCCGTCTCAACCCAACAAACAACGACCAATCTG TCGGGCGATGGCGCCGATCAGTTCTCGTGAAGCGTGAGACTGCACTCCAGAAACGCAAGGAGATAATAGATCAAATGATTTTGGTTGTCCAGCGCATCATGATAGATCTCGATAGCATTATAAATGCAGCTCGTGGCTTGGAGGTCGAGATCAAATCTTTGTCGGAAGCGGTTGATGATGGGGAGAAAGTGGCGGCGATGGAAAATTGCTTTGAAGAATTACTACAGAATGATGAGAAATACAATAGTGCTATCAACCGTGCTAGAGAATCGGTGCTTCAGAGCATAGTTGTAGTTGGGAACAAGGGGACAGAGCATTACTTTCTTTAA
- the LOC125191325 gene encoding uncharacterized protein LOC125191325, with amino-acid sequence MDSGDYPNSPMFGGARWSGTEPDEYRPFDTNAEYDPDFSTHSYGLSDMESSPHRPSAAAASGSASKKKRTKARAQKLPTTEVCEEFAPRRTNYSDPESIVLTRCWIDVSEDPVYANKQRVTAYWERIAEKYNAAKPANAYKRHREQLRKHWDQIKKQVNLFAGEYEKCEREQASGESLADVRDKAMQSYISLYGDFKHYQSWALLRDKQNPMFEDESSGTPMSFRRPPGVKAAKGKGKGKATSSSVVPPEQAPSPTPSSTLSATSTAAHAYADLAASSDYRTLLDAHTALMQATNPAQIEGIQRMIDGLNRKLGLL; translated from the exons ATGGATTCCGGAGATTATCcgaatagtccgatgttcgGTGGTGCACGATGGTCGGGTACAGAACCCGACGAATACCGGCCATTCGACACCAACGCCGAGTACGATCCCGACTTTTCCACCCACTCATACGGGCTGTCCGACATGGAATCGTCTCCACACcgcccctccgccgccgccgcttctGGGTCCGCCTCCAAGAAGAAGCGGACCAAGGCACGAGCCCAGAAGTTGCCTACAACGGAGGTATGTGAAGAGTTCGCCCCGAGAAGGACGAACTACTCCGACCCCGAATCCATCGTCTTGAcgagatgttggattgatgtTTCGGAGGATCCGGTGTACGCCAACAAACAGAGGGTGACTGCATATTGGGAGCGCATCGCCGAGAAATACAACGCGGCCAAGCCGGCGAACGCGTACAAGCGCCACAGGGAGCAGCTCCGCAAGCATtgggatcaaataaagaagcaggTAAATTTGTTCGCGGGGGAGTACGAGAAGTGCGAGAGGGAGCAGGCCAGTGGCGAGAGTCTCGCGGATGTGCGGGACAAAGCGATGCAGTCGTACATTTCATTGTACGGCGATTTCAAGCACTACCAGTCCTGGGCGCTCTTGAGAGATAAGCAAAA TCCGATGTTCGAGGATGAGAGTTCCGGCACACCGATGTCCTTCCGGCGTCCCCCTGGCGTCAAGGCtgccaagggcaagggcaagggcaaggccaCATCCTCCTCCGTCGTGCCGCCTGAGCAAGCCCCGTCGCCGACCCCGAGTTCGACGTTGTCCGCGACTTCGACCGCGGCCCATGCGTACGCGGATTTGGCGGCCTCCTCCGACTACCGGACGTTGTTGGACGCGCACACCGCCCTCATGCAGGCGACCAACCCGGCTCAAATCGAGGGCATCCAGCGGATGATCGATGGCCTCAACCGCAAGTTGGGACTTCTCTAG
- the LOC125201382 gene encoding very-long-chain enoyl-CoA reductase yields the protein MKVSVVTRSGRELIKGGLELTDSPTVADLQEAIHKKTKKYYPSRQRLTLPVPSGSKERPTVLNYKKSLKEYTEGNELTVVFKDLGTQVNYSTLFFFEYLGPLVLYPIFYYFPAVYKIFGYKGERIIHPVQTYAMYYWCFHYFKRIMETFFVHRFSHATSPLSNVFRNCAYYWTFGAWIAYYVNHPLYTPVNDLQMKIGFAFGALCQVSNFYCHILLRNLRKSDGGGYQIPRGFLFNIVTCANYTTEIYQWLGFNIATQTVAGIVFMVVAAAIMTNWALAKHRRLKKLFDGKDGRPKYPRRWVILPPFL from the exons ATGAAGGTTTCCGTCGTCACTCGCAGCGGCCGCGAGCTCATCAAGGGAGGCCTTGAGCTCACTGATTCC CCTACTGTGGCTGATCTGCAGGAGGCCATTCACAAGAAGA CCAAAAAATACTACCCGTCCAGGCAGCGGTTGACCCTCCCTGTCCCGTCTGGGTCAAAGGAGAGGCCTACCGTCCTTAACTACAAAAAGAGCCTGAAGGAATACACCGAGGGGAATGAGTTAACTGTTGTTTTCAAGGATCTCGGCACACAAGTTAATTATAGCACTCTTTTCTTCTTTGAGTACTTGGGTCCTCTGGTTCTCTATCCAATCTTTTATTACTTCCCTGCTGTATACAAGATCTTCGGATACAAAGGGGAGCGCATCATTCACCCGGTTCAGACATATGCCATGTATTATTGGTGCTTCCACTACTTCAAACGTATCATGGAGACTTTCTTCGTGCACCGTTTCAGCCATGCAACGTCGCCACTCTCGAATGTCTTCCGGAACTGCGCTTATTACTGGACTTTCGGTGCTTGGATCGCGTATTATGTGAACCACCCGCTCTACACGCCTGTGAATGACCTCCAGATGAAAATTGGCTTTGCTTTTGGGGCGCTTTGCCAGGTTTCCAACTTCTATTGCCACATTTTGTTGAGAAATCTTCGGAAATCTGATGGAGGCGGCTACCAAATCCCGCGTGGATTCCTCTTCAACATTGTGACTTGTGCAAACTACACAACTGAGATCTATCAGTGGCTGGGCTTCAATATTGCGACACAAACTGTAGCAGGTATCGTTTTCATGGTGGTAGCGGCTGCCATAATGACAAACTGGGCCCTTGCCAAGCACCGTCGTCTAAAGAAG CTGTTTGATGGGAAAGATGGACGGCCTAAATATCCCCGGAGATGGGTGATACTGCCCCCGTTCCTGTAG
- the LOC125202538 gene encoding CASP-like protein PIMP1, with the protein MAPPPSYTVSPVVSLIVRLLTFICLLISLIVLATATGTASTTLGDVEIKFNDFIAYRYLCAAVVIGLAYTAMQLAFTIYHVTTGNRFGGEGLVLFDFYADKAASYILATGGAASIGMALDLKDLGDAWGISNFMNVANAAASLCLLAFLGTAVSSIFSSFALPKRV; encoded by the exons ATGGCTCCGCCTCCGTCCTACACCGTGTCCCCGGTCGTGTCGCTCATCGTCAGGCTTCTGACGTTCATATGCCTCTTGATATCGCTCATCGTCCTCGCCACCGCCACTGGCACTGCTTCGACCACCTTGGGGGACGttgaaatcaaattcaatGACTTCATCGCATACCG ATATCTATGTGCCGCAGTGGTGATCGGATTAGCCTACACAGCCATGCAATTGGCCTTCACCATTTACCACGTAACGACTGGAAATCGATTTGGAGGCGAGGGccttgttttatttgatttctatGCTGACAAG GCGGCATCTTACATTCTCGCGACGGGTGGTGCAGCGAGCATCGGAATGGCCTTGGACTTGAAGGACCTAGGAGATGCGTGGGGAATCAGCAATTTTATGAACGTCGCCAATGCCGCCGCCAGCCTTTGCTTACTAGCATTCCTTGGCACCGCCGTGTCGTCAATATTCTCGTCATTTGCTCTTCCTAAAAGAGTCTAA